Genomic segment of Penaeus monodon isolate SGIC_2016 chromosome 32, NSTDA_Pmon_1, whole genome shotgun sequence:
TCAAAATGCTCCTTGCATATTAATAAGACTTATACAAACCCGTCATATAGTCAACATATCTGACAAGCTTGAGTCAAAGAAGACAATATCAGATGTCAACGATAGATATTTCGTTCATTACCAGGTCATCATCTACGTCCACACGGCACCCAGAAACGCACAGCGCCGGGACGTCATTCGGTCCACGTGGGCAGACCCGCGCTGGTACCCAATGGTCAGACACAAGGTgcgtgagggagagggcgagggggtcGGGGTAGCTGTTCTTGGTCGACTGATGATGATATCGGTTCAGATCAGGTTCATTCAGAGATGATCACTTCAGCTCAGGTTCATTCAGAGATGGCCAATTCATTTCAGGTTCATTCAGAGATGATCACTTAAAGTTTAGCTTCAATCAGACATTAATAAGTTCAATTCAGGCTAATTCACAGACGATAATCAGTTCTGTTCAAAGACAGCAATCCCTTCCGATGCCTGCAGGTGATCTTTGTAATCGGTCAATCCCGAGAGGTTGCGCTCCACGACAAGCTGAGAGAGGAGAGCGTGACATACCACGACATAGTTGTGGCCGACTTCGTGGACTCCTACAGGAACCTGAGCTACAAGGCGCTGACGGCCATGCACTGGATCAGGGAGTACTGCAAAGGAGCCAAGTACATTGTCAAGACGGACGACGATGTCTTTATCAACATCTTCGCCCTCGACAGATTCCTCAACCACGCCGCGCAAGCTGTCGACCGACAACGAGGTACTGAGAGTTCGAagcagcagaaggaggagaaatcAGGAAAGAGTCCTGAGAACAAGGAGTCCAGCAGCGGGAAAACCTTGCTGGAGGAAGCGTCGAAGAGACTGAAGCGAGCGAGGCCGGAGATCCAGTGCTTGGTGTGGGAGGGCATGACCGTGCTTCGCGACAAGAAGTCCAAGTGGTACGTGGACCAGCGCGAGTATGGCAACCGCACTTACCCGCCGTACTGCTCCGGCAACGCCTTCCTCATGACGTGGTCGACGGCGCACGCCCTCTTGCACGCCAGCACCACCACGCCCTTCCTGTGGGTGGACGACGCCTATCTCACGGGTGTGCTGGCCAAAGCGGCAAAGGTTAACTTCGTCAAGAGGAACAGTCTGTACGAACTCAACGGCAACAAGTTCGTGGAGTCGTTGATCAAAGGCGAGAAGGTGTTCCTGCACCATCCGCAGCACGACCCGGCGACCACGAGGGAGATGTGGAACGTCCTGCTCAACAAGGAAATGAAGGATAACTTCCTGAACCACATACACGAGTCCCATTGAGGTCTCCGGGGCGGTGTGGTGTCCATTTGCTCAATAAATGTAAGGATTCTAACAGATACACTGACATGAAGATCCTGACTGGAATGCTAGGATTAGGCCTGGAAAGGGAGAGCGAAGGTCATACAAAACTACAGCTACGACAGAATGACCCATATAATGATCATCCTTAGAAGTGTAAGAGTGATGCCATCCTTACGCAGTGACACGGTAGTATTATACCTCCtaagaagattaagaaaatatCCAAAAGATCGTTTTTCTGCATATCGTGACACTGTCGGACCATTATTTTTAATGAATGATCAACGACTTGCATTCCTTGTGCATTGTAAAggtggaaacttttttttttcgaaaacgagTGTGCCTTCAGTGTTCATAGTTATATTAGTACCAATCACCGACTATAATAACTTTGACAGTtatggaaaatgtaaaaataaaatgatgttgAATTTGTAATGCTAATCAAAATCATGATGAATGTGGTgctaattttaaatgaaaagtgATTAAAAGCAGTATTATCATATATGGTTTGAATATAGCACAGGCAGtacttcctcattcttccttcatGTCCAGAACTGCTTTCGATATCCATCCACCAAtgaaattttacttttactttggtTGGAGAAAAAAATCTCACTGAGAAATCtatagcatgagagagagagcgacgtaTCGTTTCGTGAAAGGGCCAAACGACTTTAAAAGCAAAGCGTCAAGGTCACTAAAActgtagaaaggaagagagagggcgcAACGCCGAGAAAAAGAGATGTAGAGTATACGTTTCCCTCCCGCTCTCACTTTCAACTCCTGGTCGAACCTCCAGTCACCTTTCTCCTTtcacctaccttcctcccccgTCCATCGAATAATGGACTCACCCCATTTGCCTGATCGGTGTTACCATGATCAATACCACTTTCGTAAATTACTGTACTGTATCAAGTTTTGATTACTGAATATTTATCTTTTACATTTGCGTAGGGGAAATACATGTAGGAACTATTATTTCTTACATTCGgataaatattgatagataatgTTTATGCCTATCTCACTAACAATTTGTGTCTCAACTGcaatacaaacaaccacaaatcacTATACCCACGCAAAATACACCAAGCGAACAGCGCGATAAACCCTCAAGTGCACATGCTATGCCTAaccaaagagaaagcaagagggaACGGAATCCCATAGCAGCTTAGCGGTTGAAACGAGAGTATATGGGTCAGGCGGTCATAGTACCTTAGTAGAAATCTCTTTGTCCGCGACGAAGAGTAGAAATCTATTGGTCCAAAACACGTGAAGTGAGAAGATAGGCGAGTACCGTAGTTGTTCATTATTAGTATGANNNNNNNNNNNNNNNNNNNNNNNAGATATATCATTGATATCTTTTGCCAAGATTATTTGaagttaaagaaaataacaatacatattagTTTAATAATTCTACGGAGGTGAATGGCCAAGAGAGACATAGAAACATGTACGTTTACTGAATATACATCAGACACCCCCAAGCGCTTTCACACAATTTATAACCGACGTGTTGACCTGTGATCGTACGTACTCCCCCGTTTTAGAATAATGAACTCGTCTATAGTGAACCTGTGGAAGTTGTATCATATAAGTAAGAAATGACAGATTAAAGCAATATTCGAACACGATAATCAGCCTTGCATTTAGATTCGTGGCATATAGTTTGAATATAATAACATGAGTTTTATGATTAACCTCAGAAATGAATTTAGATTTATTACAGTGATATCATTAATAACGGTCTTAATAANNNNNNNNNNNNNNNNNNNNNNNNNNNNNNNNNNNNNNNNNNNNNNNNNNNNNNNNTTTGTAGGGCGACACTTTCAAAACCATTCAACAGCCTGGCATAGAAATCTTTACCTCTCTACAAACAACTATCCATAGCGAGGGGAAAGTTATACCCTGCTACGTGAAAGGAGCCGCATGACCCAGCCAAGGCCAcggaggcagagaggaaagggagagaaaacgttTGGAAAGACGGAGAAAACGTTTTTGAGGTGTGGGTGAAAACAGACAATGcgctttccctttcactctctcatttttgggtttgttattgTTCCCGTTTTCTCTCAGCTTCCCTTTCTCTgactttcacgtttttttttttagcccttctTATGCTTCCAAAAGTTTCTCTAAATATTTATCTCGAAAACGGATTTGTGTTTTTGAGGGTTCAAGTAACGTCATGTGTTATTCATAGGGAGGGATCATAAAATATCGCGTATATCACTGAAATTAACATTAAACAAATGGAAATACCTAAACATAAATGCAAAATGAAagtgtaaaaattaataaaagcNNNNNNNNNNNNNNNNNNNNNNNNNNNNNNNNNNNNNNNNNNNNNNNNNNNNNNNNNNNNNNNNNNNNNNNNNNNNNNNNNNNNNNNNNNNNNNNNNNNNNNNNNNNNNNNNNNNNNNNNNNNNNNNNNNNNNNNNNNNNNNNNNNNNTGCAACTAACAGCGTGcagaatatatgcaaaatataataaaactatcaaNNNNNNNNNNNNNNNNNNNNNNNNNNNNNNNNNNNNNNNNNNNNNNNNATAACCGCAAATCTACTTTCCTTTCCGAAATCTAAGTCATGTCACAAACCAACGCATCTCAACCTCCCTATAGCAAGAGAAATTCAGCCCACCTCGACAGCCCAGCTCATGGAAGACCTCTCAAGGTCCGCGTGTGTTCGTGAAAGGCACATTTCCCTTCACAAGAGCGTATATTCAAGGGCGTTCAAGGTCACCCGAGATCTTCCAAGGCAAAGAAACCAGGAAGAGAAACCGAGATCGTATTCGAAAGGAGATGTANNNNNNNNNNNNNNNNNNNNNNNNNNNNNNNNNNNNNNNNNNNNNNNNNNNNNNNNNNNNNNNNNNNNNNNNNGGTTCCCCCTTTTGAGATAATTTTCGCATATATATTCCCTTTGAACATATAGAACATATAGCTGTCGTTATTCgctatttaatattatcataagtcACCAGACCAGATTCACTTTCCCTGTCACTGCCGACTCCCCCGCATCCTAAAATGGACTCGCCAATGTTGCATGAAAGTAAACAGCGTTGGTTACCATAAGATGTCGA
This window contains:
- the LOC119593386 gene encoding beta-1,3-galactosyltransferase 1-like, whose protein sequence is MTACEGATPQQTVTRRKYRRLLGTLVRFVVFLLVAIPASLAVSVLLSKGESQRIPDDPWKPLPAPPCGRPFLGLCPQSLDTILLADFLNGTKISRKREKETLSNTKSSWGRGIPAFMAPSKIPIKYLIVEERFCRVADVEVIIYVHTAPRNAQRRDVIRSTWADPRWYPMVRHKVIFVIGQSREVALHDKLREESVTYHDIVVADFVDSYRNLSYKALTAMHWIREYCKGAKYIVKTDDDVFINIFALDRFLNHAAQAVDRQRGTESSKQQKEEKSGKSPENKESSSGKTLLEEASKRLKRARPEIQCLVWEGMTVLRDKKSKWYVDQREYGNRTYPPYCSGNAFLMTWSTAHALLHASTTTPFLWVDDAYLTGVLAKAAKVNFVKRNSLYELNGNKFVESLIKGEKVFLHHPQHDPATTREMWNVLLNKEMKDNFLNHIHESH